Within the candidate division WOR-3 bacterium genome, the region ATATTTTGTTAGTTCCACAGTATTCTGAAGTCCTGCCCCGGGATTGTGATGTGCGCACAAAGTTTTCCCGGCATATCAAATTAAATATTCCCTTGGTAAGTGCTGCAATGGATACCGTTACTGAGTCAGCAATGGCAATTGCGCTGGCGCAGGAAGGAGGCATCGGCGTCATCCATAAAAATTTAAGTATTGAGGAGCAGCAAAGAGAAGTTCGGAAGGTGAAAAGAGCGGAGAGTTGGATAGTTTCGGATCCAATCACGGTGACCGAGAATATGACGCTGCGGGAGGCAAAAGATTTGATGGAGAAGAATGCAATCTCAGGAGTAGTGGTTGTCGATAACGATTATCACCTCGTCGGGATGTTGACAAACCGCGACATAATCTTTGAAGATAATCTCAATAAAAGAGTGAAGGAAGTAATGACCAGGGAGAAATTGGTCACCGCTCCGGAGGGAACAACCCTGGAACAGGCTAAGAGAATAATAAAGAAGCATAAGATTGAGAAACTGCCGATTCTGGATAAAAACGGCCGCCTGAAGGGATTGATCACCGTTAAGGATATCGTCAAAAAGATGGAACATCCCAATGCAATAGTTGATGAAGGTGGGAGGTTGCGGTGCGCGGCAGCGGTAGGGGTGGAGAAAAGAACGTTGGAACGGGTAGCGGCACTGGTAGAAGCCGAGGTTGATGCCATTGTCATCGATGTTGCCCATGCCCATTCCAGGAGTGTGATAAATCTCATAAAGGAAATTAGAAAAAAATTTCCCGATATTGAACTCGTGGCAGGAAATATAGGCAATCCAGAAGCAGCAGAATATCTTGTGCACCTGGACGTAGATGCGATAAAAGTGGGGATTGGACCAGGGTCAATCTGTACCACCCGCATTATTGCCGGTATCGGAGTGCCCCAGGTCACTGCGATAATGGAATGTGCAAAGGTAGCAAAGAGATATAATATTCCGGTCATTGCTGATGGAGGTATCAGGTATTCCGGTGATATCGTCAAAGCCCTTGCCTGTGGGGCCTCGAGTGTCATGATCGGTAATCTTTTTGCCGGAACCGAAGAGAGCCCGGGTGAAACGATTCTACTGGAAGGAAGGCGGTACAAAGAATACCGAGCAATGGGTTCTCTCTCGGCGATGCGCCGCGGTTCGGCCGATCGGTATTTTCAAGAGGCTGCAAAAAAATTGGTGCCAGAAGGAGTTGAAGGCCGGGTGCCTTATCGTGGACATGTAAAGGATGTGATATTTCAGTTGATTGGGGGTTTGAAATCCGGGATGGGTTATTGTGGAGCTAAGGATATTAAAACCCTTCAGCAAAATGCCCAGTATATCAGAATCAGTCCTGCAGGCCTGCGTGAAAGCCATCCTCATGATATTACCATCACCAAGGAGGCACCCAATTATGAGATTAGAGGGATTTAGTCCTCCTTTCACCAAAATTCCCCCCTATTACGATAAATTGATGTCGTTTATTAACTATCGCTCCTGGGTGAATTATATCGAGCGAATTATCAAGATGCATAAGATTGAAGAGAGATTGCTTTTAGACCTTGCCTGTGGCACAGGGGTATGTCTTGAGCTCTGGCGGGAAAAAGACTACCAAGTCATCGGGCTTGATGCTTCAGAGGGGATGTTAGAGATTGCGCGCCGACGTTTTGCAGAAACAGAATTCAGTCAGGGTTTGGTGCGATTGTTAAAAGGAGATTTACGCAATTTTTCACTCCCCGAGCCGGTTCCAATAATAACCTGTCTCTACGATAGCCTCAACTATCTTTTAACTCCAGAGGAATTATTCAACTGTTTTAAATCGGTTTATACTAATCTAAAAAACCATGGAATTTTCATCTTTGATATGAATACCATTCATGCCCTCCAGGTGGAATGGGGAAATCAGGTATTTGAGCGCCGCGATGGTACAATACATTCAATATGGGATAATACATTTGATCCCCAGACGCGCATTTCCACCCTCCGCTTGACCCTCAATGTCTACGAGAACAATCAGCACCTCACGATAAAAGAACTCCACCAGGAACGGGCCTATCCCCTTGATGAAATAAGAAGGCTGCTAACCGATGCCGGCTTCAATGTTAATCTCTATCGCCATCTCACCTTTAATCCTGCTCAGGAACTGGACTCCCGGATAATGGGGGTGGCGACAAAATCATGATTGCGGATTTACATATTCATTCCCGATTTTCCCGGGCGACTTCACAGGATATGACCATCCCCCAGATCACCGAATATGCCCGGTTGAAAGGAATAGGTATGGTCGGCACCGGCGACTTCACCCACCCAGAATGGCTAAAAGAATTAAAAGAATATCTCAAGTTCTCGGACGGTGTTTATGAATACGCTGGAGTCAAATTCATCCTTACCGCTGAGGTTAATAATATTTACACAAAAGATGGAAAGTTGCGGAGAATTCATAATATCATATTTGCCCCGGATTTCGCCACGGTGGAACGGGTAAATGCCTACCTCAGCAGATACGGAAAATTGGAAGTTGATGGCCGGCCTACTTTATCCCTTGCTACAGATGAAATGCTTAAGGCACTTATTGATATCTCATCCGATATCTACATCGTCCCTTCCCATATCTGGACACCCTGGTTTTCGCTCTTCGGCTCAAATTCTGGGTTTGATTCGATGGAGGAATGCTTTGGACCATTAGTTGAGAAGGTTTTTTCTTTAGAAACAGGCCTCTCCTCGGATCCGGCGATGAATTGGCGGTTATCCGCACTTGATCGGTTTACACTGATCTCCAACTCAGATGCCCATTCGCCCAACCGGCTAGGACGCGAGGCAAATGTCTTTGCCCAAAATCTAAATTATCAGGAGTTAATGCAGGTTTTGAAAAATAAAGACCGGGCAAAATTCCTTTATACTATTGAATTCTATCCTGAAGAAGGCAAATATCATTATGATGGGCACCGGCGTTGTCAGGTAAGATTATCTCCCCGGGAAGCGAGAATGAATAATAATATCTGTCCGATATGCTCTAAAGGTGTTACCATAGGTGTCCTACACCGGGTCGAGATGCTCGCGGACCGCCCCGAAGGTTTCGTGCCCGAAAACAGCATTCCCTATAAAAATCTCATTCCTCTGGAGGAGATCATCGCTGAAGCATTGGGTGTGGGTAGAGAGAGCGTGGCCGTTAAAAACGAGTATCTCCGGCTCTGCAAAATATTTGGCAGCGAATTTGAAATTCTGCTTAATACCCCGATTGAAGAATTAAGAAATAATACGCAGGAACGAATAGCCATGGGCGTGGAACGAGCAAGATTGGGAAAGGTGATCATAAACCCGGGTTATGATGGAGAGTTTGGCACGATAAAACTCTTTGATTCCCCACCTTCATCTGCCGAGACCCAATTGGGATTATTTTAATGCGCAACCATGATGTATTGACATTTGTTTTATTTTAAATAAAATTCAATATGATGCTTGACGGAAAAGTAGGGCTTATCACCGGTGGTGCCAGTGGAATCGGAGCAGCGATTGCTAAGAAATTTGTGACAAACGGGGCGAAGGTAATTATCGTCGATGTGGACGAGGTATCCGGAAAGGCAACTGCTCAAGAATTGGGATTGCATTTCTATCCGCTTGATATTGGTGATGAATCAGCGGTGAATGCCACGGTTGAAAAAATCACCAATGAGTTTGCCCGGATCGATATTTTGGTGAACAATGCTGGAATAACCAATGACAAGCTTCTTTTGCGCATGACGAAGGAAGACTGGGAGCGAGTGATCAATATCAATCTCACCGGTACCTTTCTGGTGACACGGGCGGTGGTAAAATATATGATGAAGCAGCGTTTTGGGCGGATTATAAATATCGCTTCTGTGATCGGATTAATTGGCAATGCAGGGCAGGCTAACTATGCCGCAAGCAAAGCGGGAATCATTGGTTTCACAAAATCCTGCGCAAAAGAATTCGCCTCGCGGAATATTACCGTTAATGCCATTGCTCCGGGATTCATCGAGACAAGAATGACGGAAAAATTACCGGAAGAAGTAAAACAGGCTTATTTTAAATTAATACCCCTGGGCCGCTTTGGCAAGCCCGAGGATGTTGCCAATTTGGCTTTATTCCTCGCTTCCGACCAGGCTGATTACATAACTGGTCAGGTGATCGCCATTGATGGCGGCATGGTGATGTAAATAATCAAAGAAAAGAAAGGAGAGAAAATGGCAATATTTGATGAAGTCAGAAACATAATTGTGGAACAACTCCATGTTCCACCGGAAAAAGTTAATCCTGATGCAAAGTTTATAGAAGACCTTGGTGCTGATTCGCTGGATACCGTGGAATTGATAATGGCATTTGAGGAGAAATTTAACATCCAAATTCCGGAAGAAGATGCTCAGAAACTCGATACCGTAGGTAAGGCGATTGCCTATTTAGAAGAGAAATTGAAAGCGCAATGAAGCGGGTCGTCATAACTGGCCTTGGTGCCGTAACCCCACTGGGCAATGATGTGCCCACCACCTGGAGGAATATGCTCCAGGGCAAGAGTGGGATTGACCTGATCAAATCTTTTGACACCTCCAAACATACCGTAAAAATCGCTGGAGAAGTAAAGGACTTTCATCCGGAGACCAAACTGGATCCCAAAGCGATCAAACGATTGGACCGCTGTGTCCAATTATGCCTCTGGGCCACTCTGGAGGCAGTCGCGGATGCCCAGATTGATTTTGAAAAATACGATAAGACGGATATCGGTGTGATCATTGGTTCTGGGATTGGTGGTTTACTTACTTGGGAAGATGAACATGTGAAATTTTTGAATCAGGGACCAGCGCGGGTCTCGCCATTTTTAATTCCGATGATGATCCCGGACATGACTTCAGGATATGTTGCTATCCATTATGGCTTAAAAGGTCCCAATTATACAACGGTCTCTGCCTGTGCTTCTGGTGCCCATGCCATCGGCGTGGCATTCAGAGAGATAAAATTAGGCAATGCCTCTGTAATCATCACTGGTGGTGCGGAGGCACCGGTCACTCCATTTGCCCTTGCCGGATTTAGTAACATGCGGGCACTCTCGCGGCGGAACGACGAACCCCAGAAAGCTTCCCGACCATTTGATCAGGACCGCGATGGTTTTGTCATGGCTGAAGGAGCAGCAATCCTGATCCTCGAAGAACTCGAATTTGCCAAGAAGCGCGGAGCAAAGATCTATGCAGAGGTAGTAGGTTTTGGTGCCACCGGCGATGGTTACCATATCACCGCTCCTTCACCCGAAGGCGAAGGGGCCCGCCGGGCAATGGAAAGGGCAATAAAGGAAGCAGGTTGTCCACGAGAAGCGATTGACTATATCAATACCCATGGTACCTCTACGGACCTGAACGATAAATTTGAAGCCCGGGCGATTAAGGACCTCTTTGGTGCCCATGCGAAAAACATTGCCCTCAATTCCACCAAGTCTATGATCGGCCATACCTTAGGTGCGGCGGGCGCAATTGAAGCAGTGGTCACTGCCCTTTCCCTTTACGAACAAATCCTCCATCCATCGGTGAATCTGGAAAATCCGGACCCGGAGTGTGAAGGGTTGAATTTTGTTCTGAAAGATGCCAAAAAGACAAAAATTGAATATGCCCTTTCCAATTCATTAGGTTTCGGTGGGCATAATGCGACTTTATGCTTTAAAAGATATGAAGAATGAAAAAACGCGTGGTTATTGGAGTGGGTGGGAATATTGGGGCTGGCAAAACAACGGTTGCGCGGATGTTTAAAGCATATGGGATGAAGTATATTTCGGCGGATAGAATTGGCTGGCAGGTATTAGAGGAGATTGCGGGAGATTTGCGTAAGTATTTTGGTGAAGGAATCTTTTTAGGGAAGAAGATAAATCGTAAATGCTTAAGAGACCTCGTTTTTTCTAACCCCCGATATTTGAAAATTCTCAACCGCCTTTCCCATCCGAGGTTACTCGCGCGGATAGATGAAAAACTCGAAGGCATCAAGCGTGGGATGGTGGTGATAGATGCCGCCCTGCTTTTTGATTGGCCCAAATTGTTAAAAAAGATTGATTATCCAATTTTAGTGAAAGCTCCTCTGGCTTTTAAAAGAGAACGAGCCCAAACAAAAGGCATCCCTTCTTCAATCTTCACCCATATCTTGAGAAGTCAAAAATCCGAAAGAGAAATGGCGAAATTAGCAAAATTTATCATCAATAATAAAGGCACTATTGGGCAACTTAAGAAAGAATGCCTTAGGATTTTGAAGGAGATAAAAAATGATTGTTGAATGCAGTAATTGCCATTCCAAGTATAATGTTGACGAAAATAAAATTCCGGCAGCCGGGGTGAAGGTTAAATGTCCCAAGTGTCAAAACATAATCTTGATAAAAAAAGAAATGCCCGCACCCCCAAAGGTGGAACCACCTCCACCTCCTAAAGTAGAACCACCTCCAGCTCCTAAACCAGAACCACCCCAACCACCAAAGGTAGAACCTCCTCCAGTTGTGGAGACACCCAAAACAGAGATCCCGGAACCGCCAAGAGTAGAAGCGCCATCGGAAGAGGTGGGTGTGGTCGTCTCCCAACCTCCTCCACCACCCCAACCCGAGATGAGTGAGGAGGACAAAAAATGGCATGAGCGGGCACGCCGGCTTGCCAAGGCTCTTGCCTCTGACTTAGTTCTGTATAATCAGGAAAAGGTCGAACAGGGTTTACGCGATGGAACGCTTGCACAACTTTTAGGACCGGAAATAAAACGTTCCTGGGAATATTATTGTCAGCAAATCCCAAAACATATTGTAGAAAGCACCGACTATTTCCGGGAGCAATTGAACAAAATTGTGGGTAAGGGGAAAGAAATTTTCAAATAATATTCTGCAAAGGTAAAAATTTTATCGGTTTATTTCAGCCTTTTGTTTGTCAAAGCACGGTAATATAGATACAACAGGATTAAAAATAGTCCAGTAAAAAAGAGGAACATCTCATTCATAGAGAAAAGATGATATTTATGTACATTGAACCAGTAAATATCAAAAGAGGTATATGCCACGATGAGTTGAATAACCGAAACCATGATTATTAAAAGATAAATCACCTTAGGTTCATGAAATTTATTGCGCATTATAAAAAATGCGCTCACGGTGGTCGCTAACATAACCACCTGGGGGATGATCCCCAGATAAACAAAAGAAATCCTCGGACTCCATCCATCCGGATTGCCCTGGAGATCAAAATGTGTGGCAATTTTATCGGGTAACTGCGGATAAAGAAGAATAACCATGATCAACATTGAGACACAGATCGTATCCGGAAGCAATAGGATTAATGGATTAGCTTTTTTTCTTTGCGCTCGGGATTCCGGTATTTCTCCTGTTGTG harbors:
- the coaE gene encoding dephospho-CoA kinase (Dephospho-CoA kinase (CoaE) performs the final step in coenzyme A biosynthesis.) codes for the protein MKKRVVIGVGGNIGAGKTTVARMFKAYGMKYISADRIGWQVLEEIAGDLRKYFGEGIFLGKKINRKCLRDLVFSNPRYLKILNRLSHPRLLARIDEKLEGIKRGMVVIDAALLFDWPKLLKKIDYPILVKAPLAFKRERAQTKGIPSSIFTHILRSQKSEREMAKLAKFIINNKGTIGQLKKECLRILKEIKNDC
- the acpP gene encoding acyl carrier protein, giving the protein MAIFDEVRNIIVEQLHVPPEKVNPDAKFIEDLGADSLDTVELIMAFEEKFNIQIPEEDAQKLDTVGKAIAYLEEKLKAQ
- a CDS encoding endonuclease Q family protein; the encoded protein is MIADLHIHSRFSRATSQDMTIPQITEYARLKGIGMVGTGDFTHPEWLKELKEYLKFSDGVYEYAGVKFILTAEVNNIYTKDGKLRRIHNIIFAPDFATVERVNAYLSRYGKLEVDGRPTLSLATDEMLKALIDISSDIYIVPSHIWTPWFSLFGSNSGFDSMEECFGPLVEKVFSLETGLSSDPAMNWRLSALDRFTLISNSDAHSPNRLGREANVFAQNLNYQELMQVLKNKDRAKFLYTIEFYPEEGKYHYDGHRRCQVRLSPREARMNNNICPICSKGVTIGVLHRVEMLADRPEGFVPENSIPYKNLIPLEEIIAEALGVGRESVAVKNEYLRLCKIFGSEFEILLNTPIEELRNNTQERIAMGVERARLGKVIINPGYDGEFGTIKLFDSPPSSAETQLGLF
- the guaB gene encoding IMP dehydrogenase; the encoded protein is MKEFRVKEGLTFDDILLVPQYSEVLPRDCDVRTKFSRHIKLNIPLVSAAMDTVTESAMAIALAQEGGIGVIHKNLSIEEQQREVRKVKRAESWIVSDPITVTENMTLREAKDLMEKNAISGVVVVDNDYHLVGMLTNRDIIFEDNLNKRVKEVMTREKLVTAPEGTTLEQAKRIIKKHKIEKLPILDKNGRLKGLITVKDIVKKMEHPNAIVDEGGRLRCAAAVGVEKRTLERVAALVEAEVDAIVIDVAHAHSRSVINLIKEIRKKFPDIELVAGNIGNPEAAEYLVHLDVDAIKVGIGPGSICTTRIIAGIGVPQVTAIMECAKVAKRYNIPVIADGGIRYSGDIVKALACGASSVMIGNLFAGTEESPGETILLEGRRYKEYRAMGSLSAMRRGSADRYFQEAAKKLVPEGVEGRVPYRGHVKDVIFQLIGGLKSGMGYCGAKDIKTLQQNAQYIRISPAGLRESHPHDITITKEAPNYEIRGI
- a CDS encoding zinc-ribbon domain-containing protein, which translates into the protein MIVECSNCHSKYNVDENKIPAAGVKVKCPKCQNIILIKKEMPAPPKVEPPPPPKVEPPPAPKPEPPQPPKVEPPPVVETPKTEIPEPPRVEAPSEEVGVVVSQPPPPPQPEMSEEDKKWHERARRLAKALASDLVLYNQEKVEQGLRDGTLAQLLGPEIKRSWEYYCQQIPKHIVESTDYFREQLNKIVGKGKEIFK
- the fabF gene encoding beta-ketoacyl-ACP synthase II, producing the protein MKRVVITGLGAVTPLGNDVPTTWRNMLQGKSGIDLIKSFDTSKHTVKIAGEVKDFHPETKLDPKAIKRLDRCVQLCLWATLEAVADAQIDFEKYDKTDIGVIIGSGIGGLLTWEDEHVKFLNQGPARVSPFLIPMMIPDMTSGYVAIHYGLKGPNYTTVSACASGAHAIGVAFREIKLGNASVIITGGAEAPVTPFALAGFSNMRALSRRNDEPQKASRPFDQDRDGFVMAEGAAILILEELEFAKKRGAKIYAEVVGFGATGDGYHITAPSPEGEGARRAMERAIKEAGCPREAIDYINTHGTSTDLNDKFEARAIKDLFGAHAKNIALNSTKSMIGHTLGAAGAIEAVVTALSLYEQILHPSVNLENPDPECEGLNFVLKDAKKTKIEYALSNSLGFGGHNATLCFKRYEE
- the fabG gene encoding 3-oxoacyl-[acyl-carrier-protein] reductase, producing the protein MMLDGKVGLITGGASGIGAAIAKKFVTNGAKVIIVDVDEVSGKATAQELGLHFYPLDIGDESAVNATVEKITNEFARIDILVNNAGITNDKLLLRMTKEDWERVININLTGTFLVTRAVVKYMMKQRFGRIINIASVIGLIGNAGQANYAASKAGIIGFTKSCAKEFASRNITVNAIAPGFIETRMTEKLPEEVKQAYFKLIPLGRFGKPEDVANLALFLASDQADYITGQVIAIDGGMVM
- a CDS encoding class I SAM-dependent methyltransferase, giving the protein MRLEGFSPPFTKIPPYYDKLMSFINYRSWVNYIERIIKMHKIEERLLLDLACGTGVCLELWREKDYQVIGLDASEGMLEIARRRFAETEFSQGLVRLLKGDLRNFSLPEPVPIITCLYDSLNYLLTPEELFNCFKSVYTNLKNHGIFIFDMNTIHALQVEWGNQVFERRDGTIHSIWDNTFDPQTRISTLRLTLNVYENNQHLTIKELHQERAYPLDEIRRLLTDAGFNVNLYRHLTFNPAQELDSRIMGVATKS